Proteins encoded in a region of the Lepeophtheirus salmonis chromosome 6, UVic_Lsal_1.4, whole genome shotgun sequence genome:
- the LOC121119901 gene encoding zonadhesin: MHYDCIGQTEHTCWTVGTRDSDCPGHGLCCFDGCANTCLDKQELRNDPCNPSPCGPGTTCTTNKHNNPICKCLSGLVPKPDTIKGCGPECITDADCKYNYNCENQRCKEKKDPCNPSPCGPGTTCKPNSLGNPVCECKDGLIPKPDAITGCGPECTIDSDCKSGYECSFSKCRKIVDPCKPSPCGPGTACTVNNKGNPVCQCLPGLIPKPDTIIGCGFECERDLECENGYVCSEHRCIEKSDPCDPSPCGPGTECMENDRGYPVCRCLPGLIPKPDTITGCGPECTVDTDCEASHICKESRCMKRPNPCDPNPCGAGGLCDPVGHTGFRCSCPPGYFGDADIQCIKKDCDIDEECSLDQFCNVGNFTCTNPCTMMQSCGDSQFCRVVNHQPICGFNEVIQKPVQRSKPFVIGSRHNFISNLLPKTRSKSPLVIGGAHKSPFKQPLSLSKMKVFVGVNEDDDDLGSHKGLQTATVRRRPVIGGKYRRRKRLLKFKQN; this comes from the exons ATGCACTACGATTGTATTGGTCAAACTGAGCATACATGCTGGACAGTTGGTACACGTGACAGTGATTGTCCTGGACATGGCTTATGTTGTTTTGATGGATGTGCCAATACCTGTCTGGATAAACAAGAACTACGCAATGATCCTTGTAATCCTTCACCATGTGGGCCAGGAACGACATGCAcaacaaataaacataataatccCATATGTAAATGTCTCTCAGGCTTAGTTCCTAAGCCAGATACAATTAAGGGCTGCGGTCCTGAGTGCATTACTGATGCCGACTGTAAGTATAACTATAACTGTGAGAATCAAAGATGCAAAGAGAAAAAGGATCCTTGCAACCCAAGTCCTTGTGGTCCAGGAACAACATGTAAGCCCAATAGTCTTGGAAATCCTGTTTGTGAATGCAAGGATGGATTAATTCCTAAGCCTGATGCAATTACTGGATGTGGTCCAGAATGTACAATTGATTCAGATTGTAAATCAGGATATGAATGCTCCTTTTCtaaatgtagaaaaattgtCGATCCTTGTAAACCATCTCCATGCGGCCCTGGAACAGCCTGTACAGTTAACAATAAGGGCAACCCTGTTTGTCAATGTTTACCTGGACTTATTCCTAAGCCTGACACTATAATCGGCTGTGGATTTGAGTGTGAGCGAGATTTGGAATGCGAAAATGGTTATGTTTGCTCTGAACATAGATGTATTGAGAAAAGTGATCCCTGCGATCCTTCCCCTTGTGGACCTGGAACAGAATGTATGGAAAATGATAGAGGGTATCCGGTTTGTAg ATGCCTCCCTGGACTTATACCTAAACCTGATACAATCACTGGATGTGGGCCAGAGTGTACA gtAGACACGGATTGTGAGGCAAGCCATATCTGTAAAGAATCTAGATGTATGAAACGACCAAATCCTTGTGATCCAAATCCCTGTGGTGCAGGAGGGTTGTGTGATCCAGTCGGACACACAGGATTTCGATGTTCTTGTCCTCCTGGATATTTTGGAGATGCAGATATTCAGTGTATAaaa AAAGACTGTGATATTGATGAAGAGTGTTCATTGGATCAGTTTTGTAATGTGGGGAATTTCACATGTACTAATCCTTGTACAATGATGCAAAGTTGTGGAGATTCTCAATTTTGTAGAGTCGTTAATCATCAACCAATTTGTGGTTTTAACGAAGTTATTCAAAAACCCGTTCAGAGATCAAAA ccATTCGTGATCGGAAGTAGACATAACTTTATCTCCAATCTTTTACCTAAAACACGATCAAAATCTCCTTTAGTTATAGGCGGTGCCCATAAAAGTCCATTCAAACAACCTCtttcactttcaaaaatgaaagtgtTTGTCGGAGT AAACGAAGATGATGATGATCTTGGCTCACATAAAGGATTACAAACAGCTACCGTTCGCAGAAGACCCGTGATTGGTGGAAAATATAGGCGTCGTAAAAggctattaaaatttaaacaaaattag